The Acidobacteriota bacterium sequence GATCTGGGCGTGGTGGCGGCGGTGGCGTCGAGCCTGCGGGGGCGCGGGGTGCGGCCGGGCACCGCGGTGTTCGGCGAGGTGGGGCTGGGGGGCGAGCTGCGCGGGACGCCGCAGGCCGCGCTGCGCGTCCGCGAGGCGGCGCAGCTCGGCTTCACGCGCTGCGTCCTGCCCGCCGTGAACCGTGGCCGGGAGACGGCCGACGCCGGGTGCGAGACGGTCGGGGTCGAGACCGTCGAGGATGCCCTCGACGCGCTGCTGGCCGTGTCGTGAACGAAGCGGACGATGCCTTCCTTCCACTGGTGGCGGACGGTGTTCTGGCTGATTCCCGCCATCTCCGTCTACACCATCGTGCTCGGCGCAGTGTCGCTCGCATCGATGCTCGGCGATCGGCGGGGTCACGTGGCCCACGGGTGCGCACGGCTCTGGTCGCGGCTGATTCTCGTGACAACGGGCGTGCGGGTGCACGCAGCCGGAGGCGACCTCGTGGCGGCCGGCCGATCGTACGTGTTCGTGTCGAACCACCAGAGCATCTACGATTTCCCGGTCCTGATCACGTCGATTCCCTTCCAGCTTCGTATCCTCGCCAAGGCGTCGCTAGGCGCCTTTCCCGTGCTCGGTTGGCACCTGCGCTACACCGGGCATCTGCTCGTCGATCGGGCGCGGGCCGGTCGGGGCACGCTCAATCAGGTGGCCGCGATGATTCGCCGCGGGCACTCGCTCATCGTCTTTCCGGAAGGGACCCGGAGCCGGGACGGTCGCGTCGGTTCCTTCAAGAGAGGGCTGTTCCTGCTTGCGATAGACGCAGGGATTCCGGTGGTGCCGGTCGCGCTGACCGGCACGCGGCACGTCATGCGCAAGGGGATGTTGACGACGCGCCCCGGCGACGTCGGCCTTGTCCTGCACGCGCCGCTGCCGACCGAGGGACTCGTGCGCGGAGACGCGACAAGGCTGGCGGAGCGCGCGCGCGACATCATCGCGGCGACCGTCGCCGAGGTCGAGGCAGGGGGATCCTCTAGAATGCGCGGTGCGCGGATCGAGTAGGCCGCGCCGACTTCAGGCCCCCGGCGGCCGCACGGAGTCGACGCGGACGACTCCCGGGCCGGCCGAGCGACGACCCATGCGCGTAGCGGCGATCATCGCGGCGGGCGGGCGCGGCCTGCGCGCCGGCGGCGGCGTGCCCAAGCAGCTCCGTTCCATCGGCGGGCGCACGCTGCTGGAGCTCGCGCTGGCGCCGTTCGACCGCAGCGCGCGGGTCGGCGAGATCGTCGTGGTGCTGCCGCCGGCGCTGGCCGCGGATCCGCCGGTCGGGCTCCAGGCGGTGGAGACCCCCCTGCGAGTCGTCGTCGGCGGGCGGCGGCGCCAGGATTCGGTGGCGGCCGGCCTCGATGCCGTCGGAGACGCGGCCTCGCTGGTGCTGGTCCACGACGCGGCGCGCCCGTTCTGCAGCCGGGCGCTCATCGGCCGCGTCATCGACGCCGCGGCCGAGGCGGGGGCCGCCGTGCCGGCCGTCCAGGCGACCGATACGGTCAAGCAGAGCGCCGACGCCGGCGGACACGCCGTGGTGGCCGCGACGCTCCCGCGCGAGCGCATCCACCTGGCCCAGACGCCGCAGGGCTTCCGCGCGGACGTGTTGCGCGCCGCGGTCGCGCTCGGCCGGGGCGGGGTCGACGCGACGGACGAGGCGCTGCTGGCCGAACGGGCCGGGTACACGGTTCGGCTCGTCGAGGGGGACCCGGAGAACGTGAAGATTACGACCCCCGCGGATCTGGATCGCGCGGCCGGACGAGCGGCGCGGTCCGC is a genomic window containing:
- the ispD gene encoding 2-C-methyl-D-erythritol 4-phosphate cytidylyltransferase, with the translated sequence MRVAAIIAAGGRGLRAGGGVPKQLRSIGGRTLLELALAPFDRSARVGEIVVVLPPALAADPPVGLQAVETPLRVVVGGRRRQDSVAAGLDAVGDAASLVLVHDAARPFCSRALIGRVIDAAAEAGAAVPAVQATDTVKQSADAGGHAVVAATLPRERIHLAQTPQGFRADVLRAAVALGRGGVDATDEALLAERAGYTVRLVEGDPENVKITTPADLDRAAGRAARSAAAPAAAVRLGIGYDLHRTVAGRPLILGGVHVPHDRGLDGHSDADAVCHALIDAILGGAAAGDVGQHFSNRDPRWKGASSIDLLERAVAIVRERGYAVGNADIVVIAERPPIGPHAAAMRERLAAALEVAVDAVSVKAKTGEGVDAVGRGEAIAVHAAATLVR
- a CDS encoding 1-acyl-sn-glycerol-3-phosphate acyltransferase, whose amino-acid sequence is MPSFHWWRTVFWLIPAISVYTIVLGAVSLASMLGDRRGHVAHGCARLWSRLILVTTGVRVHAAGGDLVAAGRSYVFVSNHQSIYDFPVLITSIPFQLRILAKASLGAFPVLGWHLRYTGHLLVDRARAGRGTLNQVAAMIRRGHSLIVFPEGTRSRDGRVGSFKRGLFLLAIDAGIPVVPVALTGTRHVMRKGMLTTRPGDVGLVLHAPLPTEGLVRGDATRLAERARDIIAATVAEVEAGGSSRMRGARIE